From the Lolium rigidum isolate FL_2022 chromosome 2, APGP_CSIRO_Lrig_0.1, whole genome shotgun sequence genome, one window contains:
- the LOC124687950 gene encoding uncharacterized protein LOC124687950, which produces MADTSSAAAPLLLPSGKKSSSAAQYTRCASHARDELRSFRACLRWMCVDHTSGPRSAGSWAAFFLLAVAAPAAVTLALPPDTPDRPYDGQVQVSLTLAAALAHLSLASLLRVGLRRLLCIDRLRHDSDAVRVGYTAQLARSFRVLACFLVPCSLADAAYKAYWYWDAAPFRSPWWNAAACALDVASWVYRTAVFFMICVLFRVICYLQVLRMVGFAREFGRFADVAVVLEHHRRIRDQLRRISHRYRRFIIFCLVLVTASQFCALLATTRPHAQINLATAGELALCSVSLVAGLLVCLHSAAKITHKTQAITSVAAAWHADATIHAFDNDLEDPDPALPAATGYLAPANAYRVASGEESDGYNDDDDARSDDSLDDPKLVPFQVNNMCFQKRQALVTYLENNRAGITVYGFVVDRTWLHALFMIEFSLVMWLLGKTVGIS; this is translated from the exons atggcggACACGTCGTCGGCGGcagcgccgctgctgctgccatcGGGTAAGAAGTCGTCGTCGGCGGCGCAGTACACCCGATGCGCGTCGCACGCGCGGGACGAGCTGCGCAGCTTCCGGGCCTGCCTCCGCTGGATGTGCGTCGACCACACCTCCGGTCCCCGCTCCGCGGGTTCCTGGgcggccttcttcctcctcgccgtcgccgcgcccgcGGCGGTCACCCTCGCGCTCCCTCCCGACACGCCGGACCGGCCCTACGACGGGCAGGTGCAGGTCTCGCTCACGCTGGCGGCCGCGCTCGCGCACCTCTCCCTCGCCTCGCTGCTCCGGGTCGGCCTGCGCCGCCTGCTCTGCATCGACCGCCTCCGCCACGACTCCGACGCGGTGCGCGTGGGCTACACCGCGCAGCTGGCCCGCTCCTTCCGCGTCCTCGCCTGCTTCCTCGTGCCCTGCTCCCTCGCCGACGCCGCGTACAAGGCCTACTGGTACTGGGACGCCGCGCCCTTCCGCTCCCCCTGGTGGAACGCCGCCGCCTGCGCGCTCGACGTCGCCTCCTGGGTCTACCGCACCGCCGTCTTCTTCATGATCTGCGTCCTCTTCCGGGTCATCTGCTACCTGCAGGTGCTCCGGATGGTGGGATTCGCGAGGGAGTTCGGCAGGTTCGCAGACGTCGCCGTCGTGCTCGAGCACCACCGGCGGATCAGGGACCAGCTCAGGAGAATCAGCCACAGGTACCGGCGATTCATTATCTTCTGCCTCGTCCTCGTCACCGCCAGCCAGTTCTGCGCGCTGCTAGCCACCACCAGGCCACACGCGCAGATCAATCTCGCCACCGCCGGCGAGCTCGCG CTCTGCTCGGTGAGCCTCGTGGCGGGGCTGCTGGTCTGCCTGCACAGTGCCGCCAAGATCACGCACAAGACGCAGGCGATCACCAGCGTCGCGGCGGCGTGGCACGCCGACGCCACCATCCACGCCTTCGACAACGACCTGGAGGACCCCGACCCCGCTCTGCCCGCCGCCACGGGCTACCTGGCGCCGGCCAACGCCTACCGGGTGGCCTCCGGCGAGGAGTCCGACGGCTAcaatgacgacgacgacgccagGAGCGATGACTCTCTCGACGACCCCAAGCTCGTGCCCTTCCAGGTCAACAACATGTGTTTCCAGAAGAGGCAGGCACTGG TGACGTACCTGGAGAACAACCGGGCGGGGATCACGGTGTACGGCTTCGTCGTCGACCGGACATGGCTGCACGCGCTCTTCATGATCGAGTTCTCGCTCGTCATGTGGCTGCTGGGGAAGACGGTCGGTATTTCTTGA